The genomic DNA CCCCGTTTCCGTTTCCTGCGAGGGCTTGCGCGGACGTGCCTGATGCGGGGCGATCATATCGCCAGTCAAGCGCGTTGGGTGAGGCGCGCGATCAGCCGCGACCGCCCGTGTCGATGCCGCCTGACCGCGGCTGTCGAACCTCCGGCACGAACGGGCACTTTGAATAAAAGATCTGCAAACCCACCTTCTCGTTGACGCGCAGATACCGCGCCATGTGTATCGCGGACTCCAGTCCGCGGTAGTAATCCGGCACGAGCCGGATCTCCTCGTAACCCGCCTGCCGGTAAAAACCGCGCGCAGCGCGATTGCTTCCGCGCAATTCGAGTTCGATGGTTGCGATGCCCGCCACCATCGCCGACCGCTCCAGCCAGCGCAACAGGCGCGTGGCGATGCCGCGGCGCCGGTGAGCGGTCGCGACCGCGAACAGATTGAGGTGCGCCACCTCGCGCGCGAAATGCATGATGCCGAAGCCGGCGATGACCTTGTTCGCCCGCGCGACCAGCACCACGCAGTCCCGGCTGCGGATCTGCCAGGCGACCCGCGCCGGCGTCCAGGTCCATCCCAGACCGGTCTCGATCAGGTCGCGCGACATGCACGCGATCGCGTTGGCGTCGCCGGGGCGGGCGAGCTGAAAGCTGATGATCGGCGTCATATCGGCAGCCTTGTGTGCGACGGGTCGGACACGGGTAATGCGATTGCGGGCGGCGGCATGATCTTTGATCGAGTCAGCGGTGCAAAAAACAGTTCGAACGGTTCGGCATCTTGTAGACAGTTTCTCGCTTAAGTCCGGATAATCTTGCGCGTCATCTCTCTACGCCCGATCCTCGGCATGCTGGCATTTTTTCCAGCGGTTTTCCGCGGTTGATCGGCGCATGTGGCATTAACCCTACGGCAAACATCGTAAGTACGCGCGGATCGTCGAGGCCAGCATATGCCACCGCAAGAATTTTCGGAAGCAGCAACCCGCGGTGAGCGTGCATCTCCGGCAGCGCGCGCGACACCTGATTTACAGAATAGCGCGCACGACCGCAACCATCATTCGCTGCGGCATTCGATGCGCGACGGCATCGATTTCTCGGTCATGTCTGGCGCCGGCGAAGCCTATCTGTCGGCGTACGCGCTGTTTCTCAAGGCGACCGCCGAGCAGATCGCGTGGCTTGCGTCCATACCGCCGCTGATCGGCTCCGCGCTGCAACTGCTGTCCGCCTGGCTGGCTGGGCGGGCGCGGCACGCCGCGCAAGCAGTTGATTCTCGTCGG from Gammaproteobacteria bacterium includes the following:
- a CDS encoding GNAT family N-acetyltransferase, producing MTPIISFQLARPGDANAIACMSRDLIETGLGWTWTPARVAWQIRSRDCVVLVARANKVIAGFGIMHFAREVAHLNLFAVATAHRRRGIATRLLRWLERSAMVAGIATIELELRGSNRAARGFYRQAGYEEIRLVPDYYRGLESAIHMARYLRVNEKVGLQIFYSKCPFVPEVRQPRSGGIDTGGRG